Genomic window (Streptomyces cadmiisoli):
GGACTGCGGATCGCGTCCACGGCCGCCTACTTCGCCGACGCCCTGCGCTCCCCCGACCACCGCTACGGCTCGCTCCCCGGCGCGCCGAGCCTGGGCGAACTCTCCGAACGGGCCTACGAGTTGGCCTCGCGCACGGAGGACGAGGAGGTGCGCCGGCTGGCCGAGGCGATCAGCGCGGCGAACCGTCTGGACTGATCCGGACCCATTGACCTTTCCCTGCCCGCCCGTAAGTTGACTGCGGAGTAAGGACGGATCGCAGCACGTCGGCCTCATCCGGACGGGGAGTCGTCATGGGCGTACGCAGGGATCTGAAACGGGCGAGGCGGCGCACCGACCTGGCCGCCCGCACCAGGATCGAGACCTTCAGGGACGAGTACGGAGTGGTGCGCGAGGTTCGCGCACCGCCCCTCGCTCCGCGCGCCGAGGACGCCACGACCGCGGACATCCCCTTCACCAACGCGCTTCAGGCTCCGGACGCCGTGGTCCTGCGCCGCGAGCGCGACGGCGGCCGGCAGTCCGTCACCGCGGCGGCCTTCGCCGGTGAAGTCGCCTCCGTGGCGAAGGGGTTGATCGCCGCCGGGGTGGAACCGGGCGACCGTGTCGCTGTGATGTCCCGCACCCGCTACGAGTGGACGGTCCTGGACTTCGCCGTCTGGGCCGCCGGCGGCCAGTCCGTCCCGATCTACGCCACCTCCTCGGCGGAGCAGGTGGAGTGGATCGTCCGCGACTCGGGCGCCCGTCACGTCGTGACCGAAACCGCCGAGAACACCGCCACGGTCACCACCGCCACGGCCGGCCACCCCCACCCGCCCCGCATCTGGGAACTCGACGCGGCAGCCCTCGACGACCTCACCGCCCTCGGACGTGAGGTGACCGACGAGGAGGTCACCAAGCGCCGTACCGCGCTGACCCCCGACACGATCGCGACCGTGTGCTACACCTCGGGCACCACCGGCCGGCCGAAGGGCTGTGTGCTCACCCACGGCAACCTGCACGCCGAGGCCGCCAACACGGTCGAGCTGCTGCACCCCGTCTTCGAGGCGGTCACCGGCCGGACGGCCTCCACCCTCCTCTTCCTGCCCCTCGCCCACATCCTCGGCCGCACCCTCCAGATCGCCTGCCTGATGGCCCGTATCGAGATCGGTCACTGTCCGAGCATCAAGCCCGACGAACTCCGTCCGGCGCTGCGGGCGTTCCGCCCCACGTTCCTGGTCGGCGTCCCGTACCTGTTCGAGAAGATCCACGACACCGGGCGGGCCACGGCCGAGAGGATCGGCCGCGGCGCCTCCTTCGACCGCGCGCATCGCGTCGGGGTCCGCTTCGGCGAGGCCTGTCTCGACAAGTTCCTGGGCCGCGGCAGGGGGCCGGGCCCCGGCCTGTACGCCGCGTGGGCCCTGTACGACCTGCTGGTCTACCGTCGTATCCGCAAGGAACTCGGTGGCCGCACGCGGTACGCGATCAGCGGCGGCTCACCGCTCGACCGCGACCTGAACCTGTTCTTCCACGCGGCCGGGATCATCGTCTACGAGGGCTACGGCCTGACCGAGACGACGGCCGCCGCCACCATCGTCCCGCCCCTGGGTCCCCGTCCCGGCACCGTGGGCCTGCCCGTGCCCGGCACCGCCGTGCGCATCGCGCAGGACGGCGAGGTCCTCGTCGAGGGCGGCATCGTCTTCGGCGCGTACTGGAACAACCCGGCGGCCACGGACGCGGTGCTCACCGACGGCTGGTTCGCCACCGGGGACCTGGGTTCCCTGGACGACGACGGGTACCTCACCATCACGGGCCGCAAGAAGGACATCATCGTCACGTCCGGCGGCAAGAACGTCTCGCCGGCCGTCCTGGAGGACCGTCTGCGCAGCCGTCCGCCGGTCGGCCAGTGCCTCGTCGTCGGGGACAACCGCCCCTTCGTCGCGGCCCTGGTCGCGCTCGACGCCGAGGCCGTGGCGCACTGGCTGGCCGTCCGCCGGCTGCCCGCGGACACCCCGATGTCCGAGGTGGTCCGCGACCCGCGGATCCGCGCCGAGGTCCAGAAGGCCGTCGACCACGCCAACCAGGCGGTCTCCCGCGCGGAGTCGATCCGGGCCTTCACCCTCGTCGAAGGCGACTTCACCGAGGAGAACGGCCTGCTGACCCCGTCCTTGAAGGTGAAGCGGCACGCGGCGCTGGCGGCGTACGCACGGGAGATCGAGGCGCTCTACGCGCCCTTGAGCTGAGCCGCCCGCCGGGCATCGGGCCCGGGCGGCGGACCGGGCCGCGCGGACCCCGGACAAGCGGGGTCCGCGCGAGTCCGCACCGGCGTCGCTCAGGCGCGGGTCCGGGCGCTCACACCCTGGATGCGCAGGTCCAGGCGTTC
Coding sequences:
- a CDS encoding AMP-dependent synthetase/ligase, with product MGVRRDLKRARRRTDLAARTRIETFRDEYGVVREVRAPPLAPRAEDATTADIPFTNALQAPDAVVLRRERDGGRQSVTAAAFAGEVASVAKGLIAAGVEPGDRVAVMSRTRYEWTVLDFAVWAAGGQSVPIYATSSAEQVEWIVRDSGARHVVTETAENTATVTTATAGHPHPPRIWELDAAALDDLTALGREVTDEEVTKRRTALTPDTIATVCYTSGTTGRPKGCVLTHGNLHAEAANTVELLHPVFEAVTGRTASTLLFLPLAHILGRTLQIACLMARIEIGHCPSIKPDELRPALRAFRPTFLVGVPYLFEKIHDTGRATAERIGRGASFDRAHRVGVRFGEACLDKFLGRGRGPGPGLYAAWALYDLLVYRRIRKELGGRTRYAISGGSPLDRDLNLFFHAAGIIVYEGYGLTETTAAATIVPPLGPRPGTVGLPVPGTAVRIAQDGEVLVEGGIVFGAYWNNPAATDAVLTDGWFATGDLGSLDDDGYLTITGRKKDIIVTSGGKNVSPAVLEDRLRSRPPVGQCLVVGDNRPFVAALVALDAEAVAHWLAVRRLPADTPMSEVVRDPRIRAEVQKAVDHANQAVSRAESIRAFTLVEGDFTEENGLLTPSLKVKRHAALAAYAREIEALYAPLS